A single region of the Solwaraspora sp. WMMD791 genome encodes:
- a CDS encoding dienelactone hydrolase family protein, whose translation MGEMVSYRSNGGTSEGYLALPPTPGDTGAPAVIVIQEWWGLVPHITAVADRLAEAGFVALAPDLYHGVQATEPDQARRLLMGLAMDQAAKDIAGAADYLAGRAETAGDTVGTVGFCAGGSLALWSATLTDRIVATAGFYPAVPWERMRPDWSGYAGKAATIHCSEQDGTSAAEGIQQARGYIEAAGGDCAVYDYPGTRHAFFNDDRPESYDPDASTRAWARTLELFRTRLG comes from the coding sequence ATGGGCGAGATGGTGAGCTACCGCAGCAACGGCGGGACCAGCGAGGGATACCTGGCCCTGCCGCCGACACCGGGCGACACCGGTGCCCCGGCGGTCATCGTCATCCAGGAATGGTGGGGGCTGGTACCGCACATCACCGCGGTCGCAGACCGGCTCGCCGAAGCCGGCTTCGTCGCCCTCGCCCCGGACCTCTACCACGGAGTGCAGGCCACCGAGCCGGACCAGGCGCGTCGGCTGCTGATGGGGTTGGCGATGGACCAGGCGGCGAAGGACATCGCCGGGGCCGCCGACTACCTCGCCGGCCGGGCCGAGACCGCCGGCGACACCGTCGGTACGGTCGGCTTCTGCGCCGGCGGCAGCTTGGCGTTGTGGTCGGCCACGCTCACCGACCGGATCGTCGCCACCGCAGGGTTCTACCCGGCGGTGCCGTGGGAGCGGATGCGCCCCGACTGGTCCGGCTACGCCGGCAAGGCGGCGACGATCCACTGCTCGGAGCAGGACGGCACCTCCGCCGCCGAGGGCATTCAGCAGGCCAGGGGCTACATCGAGGCAGCTGGCGGGGACTGCGCCGTCTACGACTACCCTGGCACCCGGCACGCGTTCTTCAACGACGACCGTCCGGAGTCGTACGACCCCGACGCGTCGACGCGGGCCTGGGCGCGGACCCTGGAACTGTTCCGGACCCGACTCGGCTGA
- a CDS encoding Ppx/GppA phosphatase family protein — translation MAGIDCGTNSVRLLIADLGAPGADPPLTDVVRRMEIVRLGEGVDRTRRLAPEAIERTRRALTGYAAEITAHGAERVRMCATSASRDADNAAEFVAMVQATLGVTPEVVTGDEEARLTFAGAVGGLATTAAAPYLVVDIGGGSTEFVVGADAVDRAVSVDIGCVRMTERHLRADPPTPAQIDAAQRDVTEAVDRALAAVGLAGRATGASAAGSTDGTPTLVGLAGSVTTVAGIALGLDAYRPERLHHATVSYQQVAAVTADLLAMPVAGRLRIPVMHPGRADVIAAGAMVLRIIMERAGVPAVVASEHDILDGICLSLR, via the coding sequence GTGGCGGGCATCGACTGCGGCACCAACTCGGTCCGGCTGCTGATCGCCGACCTGGGCGCGCCGGGAGCCGACCCGCCGCTGACCGACGTGGTCCGCCGGATGGAGATCGTCCGGCTCGGCGAGGGCGTCGACCGGACCCGCCGGCTCGCGCCCGAGGCCATCGAACGGACCCGCCGGGCCCTGACCGGGTACGCGGCCGAGATCACCGCGCACGGCGCCGAGCGGGTCCGCATGTGTGCCACCTCGGCCAGCCGCGACGCCGACAACGCCGCCGAGTTCGTGGCGATGGTGCAGGCCACCCTCGGGGTGACCCCCGAGGTGGTCACCGGCGACGAGGAGGCCCGGCTCACCTTCGCCGGTGCGGTCGGCGGGTTGGCCACGACCGCCGCCGCGCCCTACCTGGTCGTCGACATCGGCGGCGGCTCCACCGAGTTCGTCGTCGGTGCCGACGCCGTGGACCGGGCGGTCTCGGTCGACATCGGCTGCGTCCGGATGACCGAACGGCACCTGCGGGCCGACCCGCCGACCCCGGCGCAGATCGACGCCGCGCAGCGGGACGTCACCGAGGCGGTCGACCGGGCACTGGCGGCGGTCGGCCTGGCCGGCCGGGCGACCGGCGCCAGCGCCGCCGGGTCGACCGACGGTACGCCGACCCTGGTCGGCCTGGCCGGTTCGGTGACCACCGTCGCCGGGATCGCGCTGGGGCTGGACGCCTACCGGCCCGAGCGGCTGCACCATGCCACGGTCAGCTACCAGCAGGTCGCCGCGGTCACGGCCGACCTGCTCGCCATGCCGGTCGCCGGGCGATTGCGGATCCCGGTGATGCATCCGGGCCGGGCCGACGTGATCGCCGCCGGCGCGATGGTGCTGCGGATCATCATGGAGCGGGCCGGGGTGCCCGCCGTCGTCGCCAGCGAGCACGACATCCTCGACGGGATCTGCCTGAGCCTGCGCTGA
- a CDS encoding amino-acid N-acetyltransferase, translating to MSTPDTDDAEVVIRRARTPDVRGIRRLIDLYSPDRRLLSKATVTLYEDVQEFWVAQRPADGAIVGCGALHVMWEDLAEIRTVAVDPLCRGRKIGHRIVAELVAAARELGVARVFVLTFETRFFASFGFVEIDGAPVPGQVYEQLLRSYDEGVAEFLGLERVKPNTLGNTRMLLHLR from the coding sequence GTGTCGACGCCTGACACCGACGACGCCGAGGTGGTGATCCGCCGGGCGCGCACCCCCGACGTACGGGGGATCCGTCGACTGATCGACCTGTACAGCCCGGACCGCCGCCTGCTCAGCAAGGCCACCGTCACCCTCTACGAGGACGTGCAGGAGTTCTGGGTCGCGCAACGCCCCGCCGACGGTGCCATCGTCGGCTGCGGCGCGCTGCACGTGATGTGGGAGGACCTGGCGGAGATCCGTACCGTCGCGGTCGACCCGCTGTGTCGCGGCCGCAAGATCGGGCACCGGATCGTCGCGGAGCTGGTCGCCGCCGCCCGCGAGCTCGGCGTCGCCCGGGTCTTCGTACTCACCTTCGAGACCCGGTTCTTCGCCAGCTTCGGCTTCGTCGAGATCGACGGCGCGCCGGTGCCGGGCCAGGTGTACGAGCAGCTGCTGCGCTCCTACGACGAGGGCGTCGCCGAGTTCCTCGGGCTGGAGCGGGTCAAGCCCAACACCCTCGGCAACACCCGGATGCTGCTGCACCTGCGCTGA